The following proteins are co-located in the Pedobacter sp. FW305-3-2-15-E-R2A2 genome:
- a CDS encoding cation diffusion facilitator family transporter, whose translation MTKNNASIYSALAANLLIAVTKFIAGGFTNSSAMISEGIHSMVDTINQVLLLYGLKRSKKAPDSSRPFGYGKELYFWSFIVSILIFGLGGGISIYQGIQHMIEPEPISNPLVNYAVLGLCIVFEGWSLSVAIKEFNKVRNGMNWWQTIIKSKDPSSFLVLFEDGAAVMGLLIVLVFMLIGHNFDLDYMDGLASVLVGLLLVFVSAILARESRSLLMGEGIAPETKEKIRLLTEQDQTVVSVSNVMSTYQSPEEVLLMIMVVFKPEMDTEDITGAITRIREIIKKEFPFIRFVIIQPAEN comes from the coding sequence GGATTCACGAACAGCTCCGCAATGATTTCTGAGGGAATCCATTCCATGGTAGATACGATCAATCAGGTTTTACTGTTATATGGTCTCAAAAGAAGTAAAAAAGCACCGGATAGCAGCAGGCCCTTTGGCTACGGGAAAGAGCTTTACTTTTGGTCTTTTATTGTGTCAATTCTGATTTTTGGTCTTGGCGGAGGCATTTCCATTTACCAGGGAATACAACACATGATCGAACCGGAACCCATCAGTAATCCATTGGTAAACTATGCCGTACTGGGTTTATGTATTGTTTTTGAGGGTTGGTCTCTTTCTGTTGCGATCAAAGAGTTTAACAAGGTCAGAAATGGAATGAACTGGTGGCAGACCATCATAAAAAGTAAAGATCCATCCAGCTTCCTTGTGCTCTTTGAAGATGGTGCGGCTGTTATGGGTTTACTGATCGTCTTGGTCTTTATGCTGATTGGCCACAATTTTGATCTGGATTATATGGATGGATTGGCCTCTGTTCTGGTGGGGCTGTTATTGGTTTTTGTATCTGCAATTCTTGCCAGAGAAAGCCGGAGCTTACTGATGGGTGAAGGCATTGCTCCGGAAACAAAAGAGAAAATCAGGTTGTTAACCGAACAAGACCAGACTGTGGTCAGTGTTTCCAATGTAATGTCCACTTATCAATCACCGGAAGAAGTTCTACTGATGATTATGGTCGTTTTTAAACCGGAAATGGACACGGAAGACATTACCGGTGCCATCACACGCATCCGTGAAATCATTAAAAAGGAATTCCCGTTTATACGTTTTGTGATCATCCAACCGGCAGAAAACTAA
- a CDS encoding bestrophin family ion channel, whose translation MIQRKNEHWFSMLFIWKGSVLPQLLPRLLMLFLMSVGIVWLKGTLFHFKIPLSPAPFTLFGIALALFLGFRNNASYDRFWEARKLWGALLNDTRSLARQAITFSGYHRDGKEVDTFLRYLIAFTYALKHQLRGTDAGEDLRERLDPALAKRLSTAIYKPIMLMKEMGLWVQQAKESGKIDTILQAAFDENLNKLSDIVGGCERIASTPIPYTYHILLHRTVYIYCFLLPFGFVDSLSWFTPFIVIFIAYTFVALEAIADEIEEPFGTAPNDLALNAMAQMIETTLLEMGGKHLPDYRKKSIDEILD comes from the coding sequence ATGATCCAAAGGAAAAACGAACATTGGTTTAGCATGCTTTTTATATGGAAAGGTTCTGTCTTACCACAACTCCTCCCAAGGTTGCTCATGCTGTTCCTGATGTCAGTAGGAATTGTATGGCTTAAGGGGACCTTGTTTCATTTTAAAATTCCGCTGAGCCCGGCGCCATTTACCCTTTTTGGGATTGCACTGGCCTTATTTCTGGGCTTCAGAAACAATGCGAGCTACGACCGTTTTTGGGAAGCGCGCAAGCTCTGGGGTGCTTTATTGAACGATACCCGCTCGCTTGCCAGACAAGCCATTACCTTTAGCGGTTATCACCGCGATGGTAAAGAGGTGGATACTTTTCTTCGCTATCTGATTGCTTTTACTTATGCTTTAAAACATCAGTTAAGGGGAACAGATGCTGGCGAAGACCTCAGGGAAAGACTCGATCCGGCACTTGCAAAAAGATTAAGCACGGCGATATATAAACCCATTATGTTGATGAAGGAAATGGGACTTTGGGTTCAACAGGCTAAGGAAAGCGGAAAAATTGATACGATCCTTCAGGCCGCGTTCGATGAAAACCTGAATAAACTATCGGATATTGTAGGAGGTTGCGAACGGATTGCTTCTACACCGATTCCTTATACTTATCATATCCTGCTGCACCGCACGGTCTATATTTATTGTTTTCTTTTACCTTTTGGATTTGTAGATAGCCTCAGCTGGTTCACCCCTTTCATTGTCATTTTTATCGCCTATACTTTTGTCGCACTGGAGGCGATTGCAGATGAAATAGAAGAACCTTTTGGGACTGCACCCAATGATCTGGCTTTAAATGCGATGGCGCAAATGATCGAAACAACCTTGCTGGAAATGGGGGGGAAGCACCTTCCTGATTATAGGAAAAAGAGTATTGATGAGATTCTTGACTAA